In Lysinibacillus sp. FSL M8-0337, the following proteins share a genomic window:
- a CDS encoding SAM-dependent methyltransferase, whose amino-acid sequence MSMGREQESPPLYVYGTEANRFIKSSVHYFPKHAKIAAYEENEGANAVFLAKLGYKVTVYNSTSQGLAKVQLLANMNGVTIDTKRVELIENKLPKENYDGAIMVFGHFPHSLQLVVLDKIMNSLKLNGVFMFEVYEYAQLLYNTGGPKDMSHLYNAENILRWARRYKLKHYFTGEVEQYDTSIQTSTRRVIQVIVEK is encoded by the coding sequence ATGAGCATGGGGCGTGAACAAGAGAGTCCACCACTATATGTGTATGGAACGGAAGCGAATCGATTTATTAAGTCTTCTGTACATTATTTCCCTAAGCATGCCAAAATTGCTGCGTATGAAGAAAATGAGGGGGCGAATGCAGTATTTTTAGCAAAACTAGGATATAAGGTAACGGTTTATAATTCTACTTCGCAAGGACTAGCTAAAGTTCAATTACTGGCAAATATGAATGGCGTAACGATCGACACAAAAAGGGTAGAATTAATAGAAAACAAACTACCTAAAGAAAACTATGATGGCGCAATAATGGTTTTTGGGCATTTTCCTCATAGCTTACAATTAGTAGTGCTTGATAAAATTATGAACTCTTTAAAACTAAACGGTGTATTTATGTTTGAGGTATATGAATACGCACAGCTTTTATACAATACGGGGGGACCAAAAGATATGTCTCATTTATATAACGCGGAGAATATTTTAAGATGGGCTCGTCGTTATAAATTAAAACATTACTTTACGGGGGAAGTAGAACAATATGATACGTCGATTCAAACAAGTACGCGCCGTGTCATACAAGTAATAGTAGAAAAATAA
- a CDS encoding PLP-dependent aminotransferase family protein encodes MDKTIEHKVFTFKKVYDYVLHRIERNEWKEHEKIPSVRQLASEMNVHRLTVLKAYQLLKKHDKVYVKDKAGYFVQSIETKHLENLNQNNPIVSAYLQKNHLSEIHQSAVSYQFSQALIDPNLLPNHYFSDYVKKVFDLYPKVLATYSTVQGDLELRETLTQYFINQYKTHISADELLITSGSQQAIHLIAQTFIKPRDVVLFERPSYSAAIDIFKAQGAQIVTVDIQPEGYDLQQLELYIQQYKPRIFYLNPTFHNPTGYTVPVEQRKKLVELAEQYRLLLIEDDAYHDIYFDEPPPPPIYTYDSAGTVIYIRSFCKYISPGLRIATVICQSSLMNALLTAKSLADNGSPLLNQKIFLHYFSSLRLQQHLEKIRIALQIRKEIMEEELAITGWQWTSPKGGLNLWVQLPNNFPTELLLSKSFEQNISFVPGQVCDPLKQLSSWIRLSYSYANEKQLKEGLKRFVAVAQSLA; translated from the coding sequence GTGGACAAAACGATTGAACATAAAGTTTTTACTTTTAAGAAAGTATATGATTATGTACTACACCGTATAGAACGCAACGAATGGAAAGAACATGAAAAGATTCCCTCCGTCCGCCAATTAGCTTCTGAAATGAATGTTCATCGATTAACGGTATTAAAAGCCTATCAATTATTAAAAAAGCATGACAAAGTTTATGTAAAAGATAAAGCAGGCTATTTTGTCCAATCAATCGAAACAAAACATCTTGAAAATCTAAATCAGAACAATCCAATTGTTTCTGCATACTTACAAAAAAATCATTTATCTGAAATTCATCAGTCAGCTGTTTCCTACCAATTCTCGCAGGCGTTAATTGATCCCAATCTTTTACCTAATCATTATTTTTCAGATTACGTGAAGAAAGTGTTTGATCTTTATCCAAAAGTACTTGCAACTTACTCAACTGTGCAAGGTGATTTAGAACTACGTGAAACACTCACACAGTATTTTATCAACCAATATAAAACACATATTAGTGCAGATGAGTTACTCATTACTTCTGGCTCACAGCAAGCGATTCACCTTATAGCCCAAACTTTTATTAAGCCTCGAGACGTCGTTTTATTTGAACGTCCAAGCTATAGTGCTGCGATTGATATTTTTAAAGCACAGGGAGCCCAGATTGTTACGGTTGATATTCAGCCAGAAGGGTATGATTTACAACAACTTGAATTATATATTCAACAATACAAACCACGAATATTTTATCTGAATCCGACATTTCATAATCCGACTGGTTATACTGTTCCTGTTGAGCAACGAAAAAAATTAGTAGAATTAGCTGAACAATATCGACTGTTATTAATCGAAGACGATGCTTATCATGACATATATTTTGATGAACCCCCTCCACCACCAATTTACACCTATGATAGTGCTGGGACAGTCATTTATATCCGCAGCTTTTGCAAATATATTTCACCTGGTTTAAGAATTGCGACTGTTATTTGTCAATCATCATTAATGAACGCACTGCTAACAGCGAAATCATTAGCGGATAATGGCTCACCACTGCTCAATCAAAAAATTTTTCTCCATTACTTTTCATCACTAAGATTGCAGCAACACTTGGAGAAAATTCGAATTGCACTTCAAATTCGAAAGGAAATCATGGAGGAAGAGCTAGCCATAACAGGTTGGCAATGGACTAGTCCAAAAGGCGGTTTGAATTTATGGGTACAGCTCCCAAATAATTTTCCAACTGAATTATTGTTAAGCAAAAGTTTCGAACAAAATATTTCCTTTGTGCCAGGACAAGTTTGTGATCCATTAAAACAATTATCATCTTGGATTCGTTTAAGCTATTCTTACGCAAATGAAAAACAATTAAAAGAAGGGCTAAAAAGGTTTGTAGCAGTGGCACAATCACTTGCTTAG
- a CDS encoding EamA family transporter: protein MVMINYIFMCLIFGTTFLAIKMGVDAGVPPFLSAGLRFFIAGLLLFSFMVWREKTTIQLLWRKEMFFTGVCLTFGTFAALYWAEQYVTSGIAAVLSATGPMIIIVIQTLVLKQQGNRQALIGCAVGVIGVTLLIIPSFSIEISTFWMVGCFAIIVGELFYAIGTIYTKHVIQKFETTSPIALNAVQMMYGGILLIILSFFTENIQFDNLLSFASMGSLLYLIIVGSMIGHSIYYWLVSRTNPIFPSTWLYISPLIAVVLGVIFYQEYLSWLTGIGTLTIIVGTVLVNYETLKKLLWQKATVQHVKN, encoded by the coding sequence ATGGTGATGATTAATTATATTTTTATGTGTTTGATTTTTGGTACGACTTTTTTAGCAATTAAAATGGGTGTTGATGCAGGGGTACCTCCATTTTTATCAGCTGGGCTTCGTTTTTTCATTGCTGGGTTGCTGCTATTTAGTTTTATGGTTTGGAGAGAAAAAACGACAATACAGTTATTATGGCGGAAAGAGATGTTTTTTACAGGGGTATGTTTAACTTTTGGAACGTTTGCCGCATTATACTGGGCAGAACAGTATGTGACATCAGGAATTGCCGCTGTCTTATCTGCAACGGGCCCGATGATAATTATCGTTATTCAAACATTAGTATTGAAACAACAAGGAAATCGACAAGCATTGATAGGTTGTGCTGTCGGGGTTATTGGTGTCACACTGTTGATTATACCTAGTTTTTCGATTGAAATAAGTACCTTCTGGATGGTTGGTTGTTTCGCCATCATAGTAGGTGAGCTATTTTATGCAATTGGAACGATTTATACGAAACATGTTATCCAAAAATTTGAAACGACATCACCAATTGCCTTAAATGCAGTGCAAATGATGTACGGCGGGATATTATTGATTATTTTATCGTTTTTTACCGAGAACATTCAGTTTGACAATCTGTTAAGCTTCGCTTCAATGGGCTCCCTTCTTTATTTAATTATTGTAGGCTCAATGATTGGGCATAGCATTTATTATTGGCTTGTTTCACGGACAAATCCAATATTTCCTTCTACATGGCTGTATATTTCTCCCTTAATCGCTGTAGTATTAGGCGTTATTTTTTATCAAGAATATCTATCTTGGTTAACTGGCATAGGTACTTTGACGATTATTGTTGGAACGGTTCTAGTCAATTACGAAACATTGAAGAAGTTACTCTGGCAGAAAGCGACTGTGCAGCATGTTAAAAATTAA
- a CDS encoding S-layer homology domain-containing protein: MEVSREIAVLALAKILANTLQLQPQTTSSFTDVDSSHWSAGYIGALERAGIALGNNGKFRPEASVTRAQLAAFLYRAMQQ, encoded by the coding sequence ATGGAAGTTTCTAGGGAAATAGCGGTTTTGGCCTTGGCGAAAATATTAGCGAATACATTACAGCTCCAACCACAAACTACAAGTTCATTTACAGATGTAGATAGTAGTCATTGGAGTGCAGGGTATATTGGGGCACTAGAACGAGCAGGGATTGCATTGGGTAATAATGGTAAGTTCCGACCTGAAGCTTCTGTGACACGAGCACAATTAGCAGCTTTTTTATATCGAGCGATGCAGCAATAA
- a CDS encoding FAD-dependent oxidoreductase, with the protein MMKKIIIIGGVAGGASAAARIRRLDEQAEIIMFEKGPHVSFSNCSLPFYLSGVVEDSKRLLMMTPESFESKYKIDARVNSEVIAINRHEKSVTIRSTQTGELSTEVYDELILSPGASPIVPNLQGTDLPHVFTVRNVVDIEQLQQAIVQKDAQNIAVIGGGFIGVEVAENLRLAGRGVTLVEFAPQILTPFDEDMVQILHKELLDHGVNLIVGDGLAEITTDSITLNSGKTMDADIVVLAIGVRPETTLAVEAGLEIGATGAIKVNQNYQTNDPSIYAIGDAIEVYHRLMNKQTRLALAGPAQKQARAAADHIYGITSANKGVIGSSSIQVFDYAAAATGLNERTAKQIGLPVDAVYIIAPDKVGLMPTSNPLHFKLIYEVPTGRIVGAQAIGKGNADKRIDVIATLMTMNGTIEDLKELELSYSPMFSTAKDVVNLAALVATNIMAGRFKQVRVSEVRQLVESDAVIIDVREPNEFANGAIKGAKNIPLSQLRERMHEIPKDVPVYVHCRSAQRSYNAVMVLEHNGYDQVYNISGSFLGISLYEYFKDQQLNREPIVTQYNFK; encoded by the coding sequence TTGATGAAGAAGATTATTATTATTGGTGGAGTTGCTGGAGGCGCTTCTGCTGCGGCGAGAATTAGACGGTTAGACGAGCAAGCTGAAATTATCATGTTTGAAAAAGGACCTCATGTATCGTTTTCAAATTGTTCTTTACCATTTTATTTAAGCGGTGTTGTGGAAGATAGTAAGCGTTTATTAATGATGACACCAGAGTCCTTTGAATCAAAATATAAAATTGATGCACGTGTAAATAGTGAAGTGATTGCGATTAATCGTCATGAAAAGTCAGTAACGATTAGAAGTACACAAACAGGAGAGCTATCAACAGAAGTATATGATGAATTAATTTTATCTCCAGGAGCTAGCCCGATTGTTCCAAATCTTCAAGGTACGGATTTACCACATGTGTTCACTGTGCGAAATGTAGTAGATATTGAACAATTACAACAAGCAATTGTTCAAAAAGATGCTCAAAATATCGCAGTTATTGGAGGCGGATTTATTGGTGTAGAGGTAGCTGAAAATCTCCGCTTAGCTGGACGCGGTGTTACTTTAGTGGAATTTGCCCCACAAATTTTAACACCATTTGATGAAGATATGGTTCAAATTTTACACAAAGAGTTATTAGATCATGGTGTGAACTTAATTGTAGGGGATGGCTTAGCAGAAATTACGACAGACTCTATTACATTAAATTCAGGAAAAACAATGGATGCTGACATTGTTGTTTTAGCGATTGGCGTTCGTCCAGAAACAACATTAGCAGTAGAGGCAGGACTAGAGATTGGTGCAACTGGTGCCATTAAAGTAAATCAAAATTATCAAACGAATGACCCGAGCATTTATGCTATTGGAGATGCCATTGAAGTGTACCATCGCTTGATGAATAAACAGACTCGTTTAGCATTAGCTGGTCCTGCACAAAAGCAAGCTCGTGCAGCTGCGGATCATATATATGGAATTACTTCGGCTAATAAAGGTGTTATAGGCTCATCGAGTATTCAAGTTTTTGATTATGCGGCAGCAGCAACAGGATTAAATGAGCGTACAGCAAAGCAAATAGGGTTACCGGTTGATGCCGTGTATATCATTGCGCCAGATAAAGTTGGGCTGATGCCTACAAGTAATCCACTTCATTTTAAATTAATTTATGAAGTACCAACCGGACGAATTGTTGGTGCACAGGCGATTGGTAAGGGGAATGCAGATAAACGAATCGATGTCATTGCGACGTTAATGACAATGAATGGGACAATTGAGGATTTAAAAGAGCTAGAGCTTTCATATTCACCAATGTTTTCAACTGCAAAAGATGTTGTTAATTTAGCGGCTCTTGTCGCAACAAATATTATGGCAGGCCGTTTCAAGCAAGTGCGTGTCAGTGAAGTACGCCAATTAGTCGAGTCGGATGCAGTCATCATTGATGTACGTGAGCCTAATGAATTTGCAAATGGCGCAATCAAGGGTGCAAAAAACATTCCATTAAGTCAATTACGTGAGCGTATGCATGAAATTCCAAAGGACGTACCTGTCTATGTCCATTGTCGTTCTGCACAACGTAGTTACAATGCGGTAATGGTGCTAGAGCATAATGGTTATGATCAAGTTTACAATATCTCGGGCTCATTTTTAGGAATTAGCTTGTATGAGTATTTTAAAGATCAACAACTAAACCGTGAGCCAATTGTTACACAATATAATTTTAAATAA
- the isdC gene encoding heme uptake protein IsdC — protein MKKLFLVSMLVALFGFLITPTNDVSAALVDGKYTINYQVNKPNSSSASIANDYFLKPGTLIVKNGSQVLQLKMKKSSWITKFESSTGGNKVISENKAEDTRIVEFALPSYTTPTPITMKVDIDDLNYHHEYTVDFVWDASSLKNEDGSAVASAVVQNSNNKDTTNNSGVINTSSSQERVTNPQTNDIFPFSILLFFCLSGILLFNLRKRSKEEKII, from the coding sequence ATCAAAAAGTTATTTTTAGTGTCCATGTTAGTAGCCTTGTTTGGATTTTTAATTACACCAACTAACGATGTATCTGCTGCACTTGTAGACGGGAAATACACAATCAACTATCAAGTGAATAAACCGAATTCTTCATCTGCTTCCATCGCAAATGATTATTTTTTGAAGCCTGGTACACTTATTGTGAAAAATGGCTCTCAGGTATTACAGCTGAAGATGAAAAAAAGTTCGTGGATAACGAAATTTGAATCTAGTACAGGCGGTAATAAAGTAATTAGCGAAAATAAGGCAGAGGATACACGTATCGTTGAATTTGCACTTCCTTCCTATACAACGCCGACGCCTATTACGATGAAGGTCGATATTGATGACTTAAATTATCATCATGAATACACAGTAGATTTTGTATGGGATGCATCTTCATTGAAAAACGAAGATGGTAGTGCGGTGGCAAGTGCTGTGGTACAAAATAGTAACAACAAGGATACAACAAATAATAGTGGTGTAATAAATACTTCGTCATCTCAAGAAAGGGTGACAAATCCTCAAACAAATGATATTTTTCCATTTAGCATACTATTGTTTTTCTGTTTAAGTGGAATTCTATTATTTAATTTAAGGAAACGATCGAAGGAAGAAAAAATCATTTGA
- the isdE gene encoding heme ABC transporter substrate-binding protein IsdE has product MLYIVGLFSMIIILSACITSTTEKKNQAEEENNESNTVVQDENQNRIIPTTVAVTHILDALNLEAIAVPTTMYDLPERYKGLPEIGNPMSPDMEIVKSLNPTEVFSVTTLEADLKNTFEEVGINASYVNLQSIDNMKAAILEIGKKYDRTAEATKLVSQLEGKISALRMKVELNESPKVLILLGIPGSYLVATENSYIGDLVRMAGGQNVMSGQEPEFLPSNTEFLQQSNPDIILRLAHGIPDQVVEMFNEEFATNDIWKHFDAVKNGRVYDLEEPVFGTTATLAVPQALEELIDIMYP; this is encoded by the coding sequence ATGCTATATATAGTAGGGCTTTTTAGTATGATAATAATTCTTTCAGCATGTATTACTTCAACTACGGAAAAGAAAAATCAAGCAGAAGAAGAGAATAACGAAAGCAATACAGTCGTTCAAGATGAAAATCAAAATCGAATTATTCCAACGACAGTTGCAGTCACACATATATTAGATGCACTGAATCTAGAGGCAATTGCGGTTCCTACAACTATGTATGATTTGCCAGAACGATATAAGGGATTACCGGAAATTGGTAATCCAATGTCGCCGGATATGGAAATTGTAAAATCTCTGAATCCAACAGAGGTATTTTCTGTAACAACATTGGAAGCAGATTTAAAAAATACATTTGAGGAAGTCGGTATTAATGCTTCATATGTCAATTTACAAAGTATCGATAATATGAAAGCGGCTATTTTAGAAATTGGTAAAAAATATGACCGTACTGCAGAAGCAACTAAGCTAGTGTCGCAGCTTGAAGGAAAGATTTCAGCCCTTCGAATGAAAGTAGAATTAAACGAATCACCTAAAGTTTTAATTTTGCTAGGAATACCAGGGAGCTATTTGGTAGCAACAGAAAATTCTTATATTGGGGACTTAGTGAGAATGGCTGGGGGTCAAAATGTCATGAGTGGTCAAGAGCCCGAGTTTTTACCATCCAATACGGAATTTTTACAACAAAGCAATCCAGATATTATTTTACGTCTGGCACATGGGATACCCGACCAAGTAGTGGAAATGTTTAATGAGGAATTTGCAACGAATGATATTTGGAAGCATTTTGACGCTGTGAAAAATGGCAGGGTGTATGATCTAGAGGAGCCTGTATTTGGAACAACTGCAACGCTTGCAGTGCCTCAAGCACTAGAAGAACTAATTGACATTATGTATCCGTAA
- a CDS encoding iron ABC transporter permease gives MNKKISSFIIVSTLLLVVIIYSAITGSIKMNMLEFIRAFLGEENPDYTVIKDLRFPRIIVALFAGAALSVAGVLLQAVMRNPLADAGVIGISAGASFVQLLVITLFPMLFFFTPFLAFLGGAFACFLVFTLSWKSGLNPLKIILVGIAINAMFTGLTEAFVTLCSYMNIMVGGIGGSNLSMRTWSNVSLITFYGAIGLIISLLLASWCNLLTLQDKTAKSLGFNVTRARLIIAATAVLLAAISTATAGVIAFVGLLIPHISRRLVGSDHKWLIPFSALAGALLILTADTLGRILVAPLEIPASTIMAIIGGPFLIFLIRKDK, from the coding sequence ATGAATAAAAAAATTAGTAGTTTTATAATTGTAAGTACTTTACTTTTAGTCGTGATTATCTATTCGGCGATTACAGGCTCTATCAAAATGAATATGCTGGAATTTATTAGAGCTTTTTTGGGTGAAGAAAATCCAGATTACACAGTTATTAAAGATTTACGCTTCCCAAGGATCATCGTCGCATTATTTGCAGGTGCGGCATTATCAGTTGCAGGCGTATTATTACAGGCGGTTATGCGTAATCCATTAGCGGATGCAGGTGTAATTGGCATTTCAGCAGGCGCATCATTTGTCCAATTATTAGTCATTACATTATTTCCAATGCTGTTTTTCTTTACGCCATTCTTGGCTTTTTTGGGAGGAGCATTTGCTTGTTTTTTAGTATTTACGTTGTCATGGAAGTCGGGCTTAAATCCTTTGAAAATTATTTTAGTAGGTATTGCGATTAATGCGATGTTTACTGGTCTAACCGAAGCATTTGTTACACTATGTAGCTATATGAATATTATGGTTGGTGGTATAGGGGGCTCTAATTTGTCCATGCGTACTTGGAGTAATGTAAGTCTAATAACATTTTACGGTGCAATCGGTTTAATTATTTCTCTCCTTTTAGCTTCTTGGTGCAATTTATTGACTTTGCAAGACAAAACGGCAAAGAGTTTAGGCTTTAATGTAACACGTGCACGACTAATTATTGCAGCAACAGCCGTATTACTAGCAGCGATTTCAACTGCTACAGCAGGCGTTATTGCATTTGTCGGGTTATTAATACCCCATATTTCAAGAAGATTAGTAGGCTCAGACCATAAATGGTTAATTCCATTTTCAGCACTAGCGGGTGCCTTGCTGATTTTGACAGCCGATACGCTAGGTAGAATTTTAGTTGCGCCATTAGAAATTCCAGCATCAACAATAATGGCTATCATCGGTGGGCCATTTTTAATCTTTTTAATTCGCAAAGATAAGTAA
- a CDS encoding NEAT domain-containing protein — MKKILQYVAMVVLMLGAILPSFGMEVQAKESTDASCTIDYSASLNVRDETQTKDSVMNGYILKEVTIQQQKDDPYRVAITVPKNFVEWYKGFKVKSGGELKAAIETTKDKAGNEIYTFVIDRHDESIEAWVHVHVPAFNYNNKKYTVYLEFSNVTETKRVCEEVPKKPETQEQNKDEANTGKVPSTGGTAVEDKGGMANQEKGNSKGNTNGNESGSGQNDTNSNPAGNNNSNTEKAEQSTNSGTLVDGTTGNFNQEGVVQFDFPQNAQEIKTFLQTAKTVFEDNKYKVTLSLNIQNKLQEFIVKQNGRELAKWSNKMASLVPVAMNKTASLSFEANTLDNLVFEAVTADKKISTNVIATTKDGAPVSKITNPITLPITGGGTSGGPTQSTNGLYTADYTFIRGSGSGTSMMDQYVIKPAYVVRNGSSYQVQLTLKNSSWITGFTVNGVTPTTISDVNDVRVVQFSLPSLAERHNAWVKVDIDDLNYHHNYNIFLQFNEASLSKISDSTTFPITSGPVNSGSTPNKGLPNNGTKIEGTTGEFMQEGAVRFEFAQNAKEIAAFLQKAKTVFEDNKYKVTLSLNSGKNLRQFIVKQNDKEIAKWSNTVATLASVAQVKTAALSFEVETLDNLVFEAVTTDKTISTNVTATTTTPTPITNEKITRQPITYKMEADPNGKIPEFITNYLAPYFTKAELVTIDGKRYIEMTLIGKAYGFETIAYIDADGKKQNIEIISSKGEKLDQVRVIRLPFVKDRNGVTKIFVDSGSLGYGAYTLFFTFNVPAVDEETKIEEEDKNNANNVVKNPFTDIETVFSKDEILALYAAGITTGTTATTFSPNRNITRAQFAVMMARALKLHSNKETAFTDVKGKWYQKEVQALAEVGIVKGVNATTFNPNANITRQQAAAMIMRMLEYKGYKATVAANALSFKDANEVFDYAKQAVSELQAQDIMTGSKGYLYPQSNLTRAQMAKILKRSLQLVNLI, encoded by the coding sequence GTGAAAAAAATTTTACAATATGTAGCAATGGTAGTGCTGATGCTAGGTGCCATATTACCGAGCTTTGGCATGGAAGTACAGGCAAAGGAGAGTACCGATGCTAGTTGTACAATTGATTATTCAGCAAGTCTTAATGTTCGGGATGAAACTCAAACAAAAGATTCAGTAATGAATGGCTATATTTTAAAGGAAGTTACGATTCAACAACAAAAAGATGATCCATATAGGGTCGCAATTACGGTGCCGAAAAACTTTGTAGAATGGTATAAAGGTTTTAAAGTGAAGTCAGGTGGCGAATTAAAAGCAGCTATTGAAACAACGAAAGACAAGGCGGGCAATGAAATATACACATTCGTCATCGACAGACACGATGAATCAATTGAGGCGTGGGTTCATGTTCACGTTCCGGCTTTCAATTACAATAATAAAAAGTATACTGTTTACCTAGAATTCTCGAATGTTACAGAGACTAAGCGCGTTTGTGAAGAAGTACCAAAGAAACCAGAAACACAAGAACAAAATAAAGATGAAGCGAATACAGGAAAAGTTCCATCCACTGGTGGTACAGCAGTAGAAGACAAGGGCGGAATGGCTAATCAAGAAAAAGGGAATTCAAAAGGAAATACCAACGGCAATGAATCAGGTTCTGGGCAGAACGATACAAATTCAAATCCCGCTGGCAATAACAATTCTAACACTGAAAAAGCTGAACAATCAACTAATAGCGGCACATTGGTTGACGGAACTACAGGAAACTTTAATCAAGAGGGAGTAGTTCAATTTGATTTTCCACAAAATGCACAAGAAATAAAGACATTCCTACAAACAGCTAAAACAGTATTTGAAGACAATAAATATAAAGTTACTCTATCGTTAAATATACAAAATAAATTACAAGAATTTATTGTAAAACAAAATGGAAGAGAACTTGCGAAATGGTCTAACAAAATGGCTTCACTAGTACCTGTTGCAATGAACAAAACAGCATCACTCTCATTTGAAGCGAACACTCTAGATAACCTTGTTTTTGAAGCGGTGACAGCTGATAAAAAAATTTCAACAAATGTAATCGCAACAACGAAGGACGGAGCACCAGTTTCAAAAATTACTAATCCTATAACATTGCCGATTACTGGTGGGGGTACGAGTGGTGGTCCAACGCAATCAACAAATGGGCTGTATACAGCGGACTATACGTTTATTAGGGGTTCGGGTTCTGGTACTTCAATGATGGACCAATATGTAATTAAACCAGCGTACGTTGTGAGAAATGGTTCCTCCTATCAAGTACAATTAACGTTAAAAAATAGTTCATGGATTACTGGGTTTACAGTGAACGGTGTAACACCAACTACCATTAGCGACGTCAATGATGTGCGAGTTGTTCAATTTTCATTACCAAGTTTAGCTGAGCGTCATAATGCATGGGTAAAAGTAGATATTGACGATCTAAACTATCATCATAACTACAATATCTTTTTACAATTTAATGAAGCTTCATTGTCTAAAATAAGTGATAGTACAACATTCCCAATTACAAGTGGCCCAGTTAATAGCGGCTCAACACCGAATAAAGGTTTGCCGAATAATGGAACGAAGATTGAAGGAACTACAGGGGAATTTATGCAGGAGGGAGCAGTACGTTTTGAATTTGCACAGAATGCAAAAGAGATCGCTGCATTCCTTCAAAAAGCAAAGACAGTATTTGAAGATAACAAATATAAAGTTACGCTTTCATTAAATTCTGGGAAAAATTTACGGCAATTTATTGTGAAACAAAATGATAAAGAAATTGCCAAATGGTCTAACACAGTTGCAACTTTAGCATCTGTTGCACAGGTAAAAACAGCAGCACTTTCGTTTGAAGTTGAAACACTAGATAATCTTGTTTTTGAAGCAGTAACGACTGATAAGACCATTTCTACAAATGTAACAGCTACTACGACTACACCTACACCGATAACAAATGAAAAGATTACTCGTCAGCCAATTACGTATAAAATGGAAGCTGATCCAAATGGTAAAATACCTGAATTTATTACAAACTATTTAGCACCATACTTTACGAAGGCAGAATTAGTTACAATTGATGGTAAACGTTATATTGAAATGACACTAATAGGTAAGGCGTATGGCTTTGAAACCATTGCTTATATTGATGCAGATGGTAAGAAACAAAATATTGAGATAATTAGTTCTAAAGGTGAAAAATTAGATCAAGTACGCGTTATACGTCTACCATTCGTTAAAGATCGCAATGGCGTTACAAAAATATTTGTTGATTCAGGCAGCTTAGGTTATGGGGCATATACATTATTCTTTACGTTTAATGTACCAGCTGTAGACGAAGAAACAAAAATCGAAGAAGAAGATAAAAATAACGCTAATAACGTTGTTAAAAATCCTTTTACAGATATCGAGACTGTCTTTAGTAAGGATGAAATATTAGCTTTATACGCTGCTGGCATTACAACTGGAACAACAGCTACAACATTTAGTCCAAATCGAAATATAACGCGTGCTCAATTTGCAGTGATGATGGCTCGAGCGCTTAAGCTTCACTCAAATAAAGAAACTGCCTTTACGGATGTTAAAGGTAAGTGGTATCAAAAAGAAGTACAAGCACTTGCGGAGGTCGGCATTGTGAAAGGTGTTAATGCAACAACATTTAATCCAAATGCAAACATTACCCGTCAGCAAGCTGCGGCAATGATCATGCGTATGCTTGAATACAAAGGCTATAAAGCAACAGTTGCTGCAAATGCTTTATCATTTAAGGATGCTAATGAAGTATTTGACTACGCAAAGCAAGCCGTATCAGAATTACAAGCACAGGACATTATGACAGGATCGAAAGGCTACTTATACCCACAAAGCAATTTAACACGTGCTCAAATGGCGAAGATTTTAAAACGATCATTGCAATTAGTAAATTTAATTTAA
- a CDS encoding antibiotic biosynthesis monooxygenase translates to MITVTNRFLVKKGFAHKMAPLFTTDKTLLNWEGFHKVEVNICSEPENHDEMNVMMFWDTIEQFEAWRESDDFIKLHRRERIANKENSESSPIISNRIVISEIAASLVK, encoded by the coding sequence ATGATTACAGTTACTAACCGTTTTTTAGTAAAAAAAGGTTTTGCTCATAAAATGGCACCACTATTTACAACTGATAAAACTTTATTGAACTGGGAAGGATTTCATAAAGTTGAAGTGAACATTTGCTCAGAACCAGAAAATCACGATGAAATGAATGTAATGATGTTTTGGGATACAATCGAGCAATTTGAAGCATGGCGCGAATCTGATGACTTTATAAAATTACACCGCCGTGAAAGGATTGCTAACAAAGAAAACAGCGAGTCATCTCCAATCATAAGTAACCGAATTGTTATTTCCGAAATTGCTGCTTCTTTAGTAAAATAA